ACATCATCGGCTACGTAACACGCGGGCGCGGCGTATCTGTTCACCGTACCGATTGCCCGAATATTCCTTCGGGGGTGGGCGAAGATCAGGCGCGTGTGATTGAAGTGGAGTGGGAAGAAGCAGCCGAGGTCAATTATAGTGTCGATATTGAGATTACAGGGCATGACCGCAATGGTTTATTGAACGAGGTGCTTCAGGCCATTTCTGAGAATAAAACTAGCTTCTCGGCCGTGACAGGACGTACAGATAAAAATAAAATGGCAATGATTCACATTACAATTCTTATTCGTAACACGGATCATTTGCATTCTGTTGTCGAACGGATCAAACGGGTGAAGGATGTATACACCGTGCATCGGATTATGCAATAAACTTGTGAAGCATACACGCAGGTTTATATAGCCTTTGTAATACATCTTGGGTACAAAGACTCATAGGTGGCTGAAAGAGCCATGGTACGACTGTGAACACCTTGTAAGGGGAAGAGTAAAGGAGCAGCGGATAGGCAATGAAGATCATTATTCAGCGCTGTAAAGACGCTCAGGTAACAGTGAATCAAAAGGTGGTCGGCAAAATCGGAACTGGATTAATGCTGCTGGTTGGTATTGGTCAGGGAGATACGGCAGCCGATGCCGTTTATTTGGCGGATAAAACAGCGGGATTGCGTATATTTGAAGATGCTGAAGGAAAAATGAACGATAGTGTTCTGGATGTCGGTGGGGCCATTTTGTCTGTCTCCCAATTTACGTTGTATGGTGACTGCCGTAAAGGGAGAAGGCCCAACTTTATGGGAGCGGCCAAACCTGAGGAAGCGGAGAAGCTGTATGATTTCTTTAACAGCCAGCTTCGAGCCAAGGGCCTGGAGGTCGAGACGGGGATTTTTGGAGCTATGATGGATGTTTCCTTGACCAACTGGGGTCCAGTGACGTTGATTTTGGACAGCGAACGTTCGTAGGTATCCATTCTTGGTATGATCTGAGAACTTGAGTAGAAGAGAATAAAATAGCCGTTTAGAGGGACCATAATGTCATCCCGGTTGGTAAGCAGCCATCTGGAAAGCCTTAAGGGTGATAGGAGAGACGAAGCTATGCGTCAGACCCCAAAAATGGACGGATATCAAAGCGCGGTGCTACTTTATCCTGGTAGTATGCGGGAGGCAATCAACCTTACTCGTAATGCTGATGCGTTATTACAGCATGTTGCTACAGCTGTGGACAAGCCAGGACGCGGTGCCCTACCGCGTAGGTAAGCCATTTGTAAATGCAGCATTAACGACGTATTGTCTCAAGCGGTTATAAAGAGATCGAAAATAATTATGTAGCAGTACATCAGGGAGGAGCCAACGGGCTCCTTTTTCTTTTTCACTGCTTGGAATTGTTATAAACACAGATCAAGCGGGTAATAACAAAGCGTGGTAAACAAACAAACCTAACTTTAAGCTCGCTTTAAGGATAACCGGAAAGGAGATCTGAACGATAATGAGTAAAATTGCATTTTTGTTGGCTGACCAATTTGAGGATTCCGAAATGAAGGTCCCTTATGATGAACTGAAAAAGGCTGGACATGAGGCAGATATTATTGGATTAAAACAAGGTGAAAAAGTGAACGGTAAGCAAGGCAAAGCAAGCTACACTATTGAAAAAGCCATTGCAGATGTGAAATCAAGTGACTATGATGCAGTTGTTATTCCTGGTGGATCATCACCGGAAAATCTGCGTTTGGATGCAAATGTTCTGAAGTTTGTAACTGAAATAAATGAGTCCAAAAAAACGATCGGAGCTATCTGTCACGGGCCGCAAATTTTGGCGAGTGCCGATTTGTTACAAGGCCGGACGATTACAGCTTACCCTCCATTGAAAGATGACTTGATTAATGCGGGTGCTCATTTTGAGGATCAAGAGGTGGTGGTGGACGGTAACTTTATTACGTCTCGGACTCCTAAGGATGAGCCCGCTTTTGTGCGTGAGTTGTTAAAGGCATTGTAATTTAACCGTGAATGCTTCCTAGATTTATGCCAGTACAATTCCCAAACGAGGAGGATTTGATATGGCTAAACAGATTCAGGCTTATTTTCGCACAGAAGATGAAGCTGAGGGCGCTAGAGCTTCGCTTCAGGCTTATAGAACTGAACATTTGGAAGTAGGTGCTCTGGATGAGACGCTCGGTCGGGAGACGAGGGTTTTAATTCCGTTGGTCCCTTATAACAATACTGGCTCTGTGAGTACAGGAGGTTCTGCGGGTGCGGCGATTCCAGCCGCAGGGGCTTATGGCGAGAATATTCTACCCGATGCGAAGAATGACGAGATTAATTCTAGCGCAGCCCAAAGGGATCTGAATGAGGATCGGAGCGGAACAACGAATCATGACGGAGGTTTGCTCCGTGCGACAGATGTGTATATTAACGGTGATCATGATGAATTACGGTATGTATTGTCCGCCAAGGTGAATGATGCCGATTATGATGAGATCATTTATAAGCTTCGTTCCAATCGTGCATATGTGGCGCAGCTGGATTAAAAAGGGAGCGAATGTCACAAAAATGTCGATATACGAGGAAATTAGTCACACTAGAGTGGCTGTAATACAATTGTAATATTCGAAACATCATTCCTTAATATTCGTTGTTTATAATAACAGCATGACCCCCTTTTGATATATCTTTTAGACCTGCGGACCGTTTCCGCAGGTTATTTTCTTTTTATAAGACTTATTTGTCTGATTCTAGGGGGAATGTCTTGACTTTGTCGAAGCAGTTCATTAAAATCATAAAATAATGAAAAATGATTTGATGACGGGACCAAGTACTCCGAACCCACAAGCGCAGAGAGGAATTTCCAGGCTGTAAAAATTCCCTTGATGAGCGGACGAATGACCTCC
This window of the Paenibacillus polymyxa genome carries:
- the dtd gene encoding D-aminoacyl-tRNA deacylase is translated as MKIIIQRCKDAQVTVNQKVVGKIGTGLMLLVGIGQGDTAADAVYLADKTAGLRIFEDAEGKMNDSVLDVGGAILSVSQFTLYGDCRKGRRPNFMGAAKPEEAEKLYDFFNSQLRAKGLEVETGIFGAMMDVSLTNWGPVTLILDSERS
- a CDS encoding type 1 glutamine amidotransferase domain-containing protein; the encoded protein is MSKIAFLLADQFEDSEMKVPYDELKKAGHEADIIGLKQGEKVNGKQGKASYTIEKAIADVKSSDYDAVVIPGGSSPENLRLDANVLKFVTEINESKKTIGAICHGPQILASADLLQGRTITAYPPLKDDLINAGAHFEDQEVVVDGNFITSRTPKDEPAFVRELLKAL